The following proteins are co-located in the Hevea brasiliensis isolate MT/VB/25A 57/8 chromosome 11, ASM3005281v1, whole genome shotgun sequence genome:
- the LOC110658477 gene encoding pollen-specific leucine-rich repeat extensin-like protein 4 codes for MESNIRFYCNRVCLAIFLLHLSLAANNCEARKSMHLLRGPMHPTSSIIQHLKNFKVTKHFDLASLLVQKETMNPSNTDPYVSSPFSLPPYDSLSPNPLPENAPPFCIYPPNTPLPPSTTIPTPSGSTPNLPPPSPFSYIPPTLPIPSPPPGPIGVVPSPPETTPIPNPPEIVPSPPTLIPGPPETVPSPITYMPSPPGSVLSPPYPEFSPPTFVPSPTGYVPSPTIFLPPVVYPPPIGPPPPRTGPPQALWCVAKPSVPDPIIQEAMNYACASGADCDSIQPNGSCFEPNTLFAHASYAFNSYWQRTKVAGGTCSFGGTAMLVTVDPSYDGCHFVYS; via the exons ATGGAAAGTAACATTCGCTTCTACTGCAATAGAGTTTGCCTTGCAATATTTCTGCTCCATCTTTCTCTTGCTGCCAATAACTGTG AAGCAAGAAAATCTATGCATCTACTTAGAGGTCCAATGCACCCAACAAGTTCAATAATCCAACACCTAAAAAATTTCAAAGTAACAAAGCATTTTGATTTGGCTTCATTACTTGTCCAGAAAGAAACTATGAATCCATCTAACACTGACCCTTATGTGAGTTCACCATTTTCTTTGCCACCTTATGATTCCTTGTCACCAAATCCATTGCCCGAAAATGCCCCTCCATTTTGCATTTATCCCCCAAATACCCCTCTTCCCCCTTCCACAACAATTCCAACTCCATCAGGATCAACTCCTAATTTGCCACCCCCCTCACCCTTCTCTTATATACCACCTACTCTTCCAATTCCAAGTCCACCTCCAGGCCCAATTGGTGTGGTACCGAGCCCACCGGAAACTACACCTATCCCAAATCCACCTGAAATAGTCCCTAGCCCACCCACCCTCATTCCAGGCCCACCAGAAACTGTACCCAGTCCAATAACTTATATGCCAAGCCCACCAGGGTCAGTTCTGAGCCCACCTTATCCCGAGTTTAGTCCACCAACTTTTGTTCCATCTCCAACAGGCTATGTTCCGAGCCCTACAATTTTTCTACCGCCGGTGGTATATCCGCCACCAATAGGGCCACCACCTCCGAGAACAGGCCCACCACAGGCCCTTTGGTGTGTAGCAAAGCCTTCAGTGCCAGACCCAATCATTCAAGAAGCTATGAACTACGCTTGTGCATCCGGTGCTGATTGCGACTCTATTCAGCCAAATGGGTCATGCTTTGAACCCAATACATTGTTTGCACATGCTTCCTATGCTTTTAATAGTTATTGGCAAAGGACAAAAGTGGCTGGTGGCACTTGTTCCTTTGGAGGGACTGCCATGCTTGTTACTGTGGATCCAA GTTATGATGGTTGCCATTTTGTATACTCTTGA